One Bombus fervidus isolate BK054 chromosome 5, iyBomFerv1, whole genome shotgun sequence DNA window includes the following coding sequences:
- the LOC139987136 gene encoding odorant receptor 13a-like has protein sequence MDFAMGWNRFNMMLLGVWPEPRNVSRGSRLLSSITFWFTTIVTFTFICVPQTANLVLKSSNFNEVIENLSINIPIAFALCKQIVLRYYKKALTLLLNQMFDDWTEPIANQDRQTMLKNAKISRLISIVCSTLTYFMLLAFISLQIWSNMQSASEADLGGLLHPATFPYDTSKSPNFEITWLGQFIGTMLAGISFSCFDTFLAVYVLHLCGQLTILRMALEDLANTTKKDNNYARFHERLGFIVNKHNLLFRFAVMVEDCFNLTLLVQTIICTTMFCLTGYRMITSVDQEQADVRIVGMVFFIVHVIYTMLHLFIYCYIGEMLLGESTGVGQSAYECDWYNLPPKNAISLIIVICRAKVSFQITAGKFSPFTLELFNAVLKTSAGYLSVLLAMKD, from the exons atggaCTTTGCAATGGGATGGAATCGTTTCAACATGATGTTACTCGGTGTGTGGCCAGAACCGAGAAATGTATCAAGAGGATCACGATTACTTTCGAGTATAACATTTTGGTTTACGACTATTGTGACGTTTACTTTCATCTGTGTACCACAAACAGCAAATCTGGTATTAAAATCGAGTAATTTCAACGAAGTAatcgaaaatttatcgattaatatACCGATCGCCTTTGCGTTGTGTAAGCAGATCGTCCTGCGATATTATAAGAAAG CCCTAACGCTATTACTCAACCAAATGTTCGACGACTGGACCGAGCCAATAGCAAATCAAGATCGTCAAACGATGTTAAAGAACGCGAAGATTAGTCGACTAATATCCATAGTCTGTTCTACTCTAACGTATTTCATGCTTCTCGCCTTTATATCGCTTCAAATTTGGAGTAATATGCAAAGTGCGTCAGAAGCCGATCTAGGAGGACTCCTTCATCCAGCCACGTTCCCTTACGACACCAGCAAGAGTCCAAATTTCGAAATCACATGGCTGGGACAGTTTATAGGCACCATGTTAGCCGGGATATCCTTTTCCTGCTTCGACACGTTCCTTGCTGTTTATGTGTTACACTTGTGCGGTCAATTAACTATTCTTAGAATGGCACTCGAGGATCTAGCTAACACGACGAAGAAAGATAATAATTACGCAAGATTCCATGAACGTCTGGGATTCATTGTGAACAAGCACAATCTGTTATTTAG GTTTGCCGTGATGGTGGAAGATTGCTTCAATCTCACGTTACTTGTTCAGACTATAATCTGCACAACGATGTTTTGTCTTACTGGATATCGTATGATAACT TCCGTAGATCAGGAGCAAGCGGACGTACGAATAGTTGGAATGGTATTTTTCATCGTACACGTAATTTATACTATGCTGCatcttttcatttattgttatataggAGAAATGCTTCTAGGGGAA AGTACCGGTGTTGGACAATCAGCATACGAGTGCGATTGGTACAATTTACCACCGAAGAACGCCATTTCACTAATTATCGTAATATGTCGCGCGAAAGTATCGTTTCAAATAACAGCTGGAAAATTCAGTCCCTTCACCCTCGAACTCTTTAATGCT GTTCTAAAAACGTCTGCTGGATACCTTTCAGTATTGTTAGCCATGAAAGATTAA
- the LOC139987171 gene encoding odorant receptor 13a-like, translating to MIDRNIDLNYVYGWNYNMLKFMGIWPEERKWNRPSSYHILLPFIMMVFFACAPQTINLFLIAGNSNLVIENLSTNITTTISLMKAMAVWIKGKPLKFLVKCMANDWNTTTNKAERETMVNIRRITRKTTIRSTLMANVVLLAFVPARLFSMRYSDNMLFYRGYFPYNITISPNYELTMIGQFMATFYAATTYTSVDTFVVLLIFHVCGQLSNLRDDLRKIHSYDKKDVEKKLQKIIQKHEYINRFANKIENSFNMMLLLQMLSCTIQICSQSYQVIMSFGEEEMEYMILQLSFLLIYVVYVMLHLFLYCYMGEKLTSESIEIANTAYNAEWYNLPPKNARWLVIIMCRARASPLKITAGRFCSFTLVLFSQVLKTSMGYVSVLHAMKNK from the exons ATGATAGATAGAAACATAGATTTAAACTATGTGTACGGTTGGAACTATAACATGCTAAAGTTTATGGGTATCTGGCCGGAAGAGAGGAAATGGAATCGGCCTTCCAGTTATCACATTCTGTTACCGTTTATCATGATGGTGTTTTTCGCATGTGCTCCACAAACTATTAATCTTTTCTTAATCGCGGGTAACTCTAACTTGGTGATCGAGAATCTTTCAACTAATATTACCACCACGATTTCACTTATGAAGGCTATGGCTGTTTGGATCAAAGGCAAAC CATTAAAGTTTTTGGTAAAGTGCATGGCTAATGACTGGAACACAACGACGAACAAAGCCGAACGAGAAACAATGGTGAACATCCGAAGAATCACTAGAAAGACTACAATAAGAAGCACGCTGATGGCCAACGTTGTTCTCCTCGCTTTTGTGCCTGCACGGTTGTTTAGTATGAGATACAGTGACAACATGCTGTTCTATCGTGGCTATTTCCCCTATAACATTACCATCAGTCCAAATTACGAACTGACAATGATCGGTCAATTCATGGCTACATTTTATGCGGCCACTACGTACACATCAGTAGATACTTTTGTCGTTCTGTTGATTTTTCATGTCTGTGGACAGCTTTCCAATTTGAGAGACGATTTACGGAAGATTCATTCGTACGATAAGAAAGATGTAGAAAAGAAGTTGCAGAAAATTATTCAGAAGCATGAATATATTAATAG ATTCGCCAACAAGATAGAGAATTCTTTCAACATGATGCTCCTCCTTCAAATGCTGAGTTGTACCATTCAGATTTGCTCTCAGTCTTACCAAGTCATTATG TCATTTGGAGAGGAAGAGATGGAATACATGATTTTGCAACTTTCGTTTCTGCTGATATACGTAGTTTATGTGATGTTGCATTTGTTCCTATATTGTTACATGGGCGAAAAACTAACTTCCGAG AGTATAGAAATTGCTAACACGGCGTACAATGCCGAATGGTACAATTTACCTCCCAAGAATGCAAGATGGCTTGTAATTATCATGTGTCGTGCCAGGGCTTCacctttaaaaattacagcaGGCAGATTTTGTTCCTTTACTTTAGTGCTATTCTCTCAG GTCTTAAAAACCTCGATGGGATATGTTTCTGTTCTACAcgcaatgaaaaataaataa
- the LOC139987654 gene encoding uncharacterized protein: MMLNAKILIIMGLVIYGVIARNMEGNKELLKEPNNKKHGVSMLIEIAKELVQRSSTSSQVLNLNLSNLLLLLVLKAVVFGAGYLGHHGYKGRDLEEENVVSEAEVTLALGYLMGDTCLYRAACEEPHVAKEYLGAAEMIIQTIKLLPQGSSVEGKYEEIMAEFRKAIEHGVADNCPPQYTCKKESIKNFLKEEGK, translated from the exons ATGATGTTAAATGCGAAGATTTTGATTATCATGGGATTAGTGATTTATGGAGTTATTGCTAGAAACATGGAAGGCAATAAAGAGCTTCTTAAGGAACCAAATAATAAGAAGCATGGAGTTTCTATGTTGATAGAAATAGCGAAGGAGCTTGTACAAAGATCCTCGACTAGTAGTCAG gTATTGAATctgaatttatcaaatttgttattactttTGGTATTGAAAGCAGTCGTATTTGGAGCAGGATATCTAGGCCATCATGGTTACAAAGGACGCGACTTAGAAGAAG AAAATGTGGTATCTGAAGCTGAAGTTACGTTGGCATTAGGATACTTAATGGGAGATACCTGTCTGTATAGAGCAGCTTGTGAAGAACCTCACGTCGCGAAAGAATATCTAGGAGCTGCAGAAATGATCATTCAAACGATAAAATTGCTACCCCA agGTTCGTCGGTTGAAGGGAAGTACGAGGAAATAATGGCGGAATTCCGAAAAGCCATCGAACATGGTGTTGCAGATAATTGCCCGCCTCAATATACTTGCAAGAAAGAGAGTATTAAGAATTTTTTGAAGGAAGAGGGGAAATGA
- the Prosalpha7 gene encoding proteasome alpha7 subunit: MSSIGTGYDLSASQFSPDGRVFQVEYAQKAVENGGTVIGLRGKDGIVFAVEKIVTSKLYEVGTNKRIFNIDRHLGMAVSGLISDARQIVEIARSEASSYKSQYGIGIPLKYLNERVSMYMHAYTLYSAVRPYGCSVILGAYEHDGPAMYMIDPSGVSYGYYGCAVGKAKQSAKTEIEKLKLSEMTCNELVKEAARIIYLVHDELKDKQFELEMSWVGKHTNGRHERIPADVKADAEAKAKQAMAEDSDSDTEDM, translated from the exons ATGAGTTCCATAGGCACAGGG TATGATTTGTCTGCTTCTCAATTTTCACCTGACGGACGTGTGTTTCAAGTGGAATATGCACAAAAAGCCGTCGAAAATGGAGG AACAGTTATAGGATTAAGAGGAAAAGATGGCATTGTATTTGCTGTGGAAAAGATAGTTACTTCCAAGCTTTACGAGGTTGgcacaaataaaagaatattcaaTATAGACAGACATCTTGGTATGGCAGTTTCTGGTTTGATATCCGATGCCAGACAGATCGTAGAGATCGCTAGATCCGAAGCGTCTAGCTACAAATCCCAATATGGAATTGGTATTCCTCTGAAATACTTAAATGAAAGAGTTTCTATGTACATGCATGCGTATACTTTGTATTCGGCAGTCAGGCCATATGGCTGTTCCGTAATACTTGGTGCGTATGAACACGACGGTCCAGCTATGTATATGATAGATCCCTCTGGAGTTTCATATGGGTACTATGGTTGTGCTGTTG GCAAGGCAAAACAGTCTGCAAAGacggaaattgaaaaattgaagcTATCTGAAATGACTTGCAATGAATTAGTAAAAGAAGCAGCACGTATAATTTATCTTGTTCACGATGAATTAAAAGACAAGCAATTCGAACTTGAAATGAGCTGGGTTGGTAAACATACGAATGGAAGACACGAGCGCATACCGGCGGACGTAAAAGCTGACGCCGAGGCAAAAGCGAAACAAGCAATGGCAGAAGATTCAGACAGTGACACAGAAGACATGTAA